DNA sequence from the Kazachstania africana CBS 2517 chromosome 4, complete genome genome:
TCATGGGCATCATTGTGGATCAAGAAAAGGAATGATTTACTTGTTTGTGTCTTCGAAAAAGTTCCCTGTGATTTCATGGACATTGTATTAAAGTTAAACGAAGAGGACAGTTTGATGATTGATAAGGTCACAGAcgtttcaaatttattatcgCTAAACGGCGAGTTTGAATCAGAGggtgaaaagaaagaattagatATTGCATGCATAAGTAAATCATTAAACTGTTTGATAACAGACTCCAATCCCAGTGACATAACGAATATTTCAAGACAAATCAACAATACCAGATATTTCACGTTAAACTATTCAAACTATAATATTCCATGTGCGATTGCATCATCCATATTAAATGAcaataatttgaagttAAAAATCCATAGTTTGCCCTATCAAGCAGGCTTATTTCTTGTAGATgcatcaaatttcaaattaataaGTTTCAACAAATCTAtttctaaaaatttatttggtTATCATTCTGTGGAATTGATTAATGAACCAATAACGACAATTATCCCAAATTTCATCGATATGTTGAAGtttattaatgaaaacaaaaagcAATCAACAAGCCAAGTTGGACTCGTATTAACGGAGCATTATTTTAGGAAAATTCAATCTGAAATGAATAACGACCCTGACGAATTTTACACATCCACCGGTATCGATGTGTTGCACAAAGATGGTGCTACCATTAAAATAGATATTCAACTTCGAACAATAAACACGAATATTATAGCCTTATGGTTAACACATTCAAGGGACGTTTTATTCAATGACTACTCAATAATTCCTTCTCAAAtgcaaaaaattgattctACCGATAAGATTGACGAACTACAAGATTTATTAGATACGGTTACAATAACCCCAAGCACACTGCCAACTTCTCAATCAacaataaaatcaatagtAGATTATGCTTCTACAACTCCCAGAACGGAAGATACGATTTGTGAAGAAAGGACCGCTACACAACAACCTAATACGgatgaaattgatccaAAAGTTAAAGCCAAGGTTGAACTGACAAAATTGTACACATctgataaatcaaaatttgtaacgtctgataatttcaaagttgACGAAAAACTAATTGCCGGCATTACTAGTAACCCATTATCACAACCTGAGCCTCCAACACTTCCAAATGGTATAAACCCATTCGGAATTGAGCGTAGAACGAAGAGAATGGCCGACTTCGTGgttttacaaaaattagGTGACGGTGCCTATGGTCATGTTCACCTTTGTATGAACAAGAAAACAAAGCATTTAGTTATCATTAAAGCCATTATCAAGGAAAGAATCCTCATTGACACTTGGGTTCGTGACAGAGAATTTGGTACCATCCCTTCcgaaatttatataatgtCCAAATTTAATGCTCACCCACATGACAACATTACACAAATAATGgatttctttgaagatgatgactATTATTACATTGAATTAGAATCACATGGTGAAACTGgttcaattgatttattcGATTTAATCGAATTAAAGACAAATATGACAGAATTTGAAGCCAAACtgattttcaaacaaattGTTTCTGGTATTAAATACTTACACGACCAAGGTATAGTGCACAGAGACAtcaaagatgaaaatgttatTGTTGATTCAAATGGCTTTGTTAAATTAATCGATTTCGGATCAGCTGCATACACCAAGACTGGACCGTTTGAAGTCTTTGTTGGTACAATCGACTACGCTGCTCCCGAAATATTAGGTGGAAATCCATATAAGGGAAAACCACAAGATATCTGGGCCCTCGGTGTTTTATTATACACATTAATTTACAAAGAGAACCCATTTTATAACgtagatgaaattttagaagGGCAATTGAGGTTCGATGGAACTTGTAATGTTACTCAAGACTGTATTGATCTAATCAGGTGGATTTTAACCAAATCCGTTAATGACAGACCTTCTATAGACGAAATTGTGAACTCCGAATGGTTACAAATTTAGGTctaaattttatattaatATCCTTTTGTATATGGATACGCCAACGTGTTTTCCATAGCATATCTTAGCATATCTCTTATTTTCATGACGTATAATAAGTAACTTAATATTAAAAGCATTTCTttcgttttttttttttattttttttttaaatatataGTTTGCAATGCGCCCAAGAGCAAGATGACTGTTTTACAGATAAGAAATGGCAGgctttggaaaaaaaattagctGAATTCATTGGTATTGATCAAGACCAACAATTATATGGCTCATACAAATCATAAATCTCACAATACTAAGCTCCATGATGAGAAGGAACTTAGTTCCTCGGTGCGCGACTTATTAAACGATGAGATGTTTAACAAGGGTACCCATGAAGCAAATGCCATAGTGTCACAATTGAAGTTTCAAGAATGTCAGGCACTTTTTATCGAGTCATCCTTTGTAGAAAGTCTCAATAAGATGCATGAGTGCGGTTATTTAGAGAAGGACTTATTATCAAGCAACTATGatgttttcaaattatttgttAATAATTGCGAGAACATCGAAGACTTCAAGATGCTGGGAGCAGAATTGCAGATAATAGCAAGTGAGACATTTGAATGTGAAATGATGGACCTTTTGCCGCTACAAGACTCCTCTTCGTCACTATTGctaatgaaatttcttcactGCTGCAGCAAGACATTACATTTAGATGGTACAACGAAAACAGAAAAGTCTATTGAGCTGCAAAGTTTTGTAAAGAATCTAATTAATAAAAACGTTAGAAGTTCTTTGAATGACAATGACTTTGTTTATTACATGACTTCCctttatattttccaaatcgAGATTGGTTTATTGTCAAACAAACCTACACAGGACCTGTATTTTGCCCTTTGCAACTCAATACCCAATCTTTCgtcttcattattaaagATGGATATTCATGGAATAAACGCGCAACAGGACATTCTGAACAAGCTTGATGAATGTCAAGAGCTTAGAAAAgattatcatcatcgtcaCAGTAATCATTACcatgaaaagattcaaaagagaagaaattcCACAAAATTAAGAAGTCTACCGTCAAAATCAATGGAAGAGgcagaattgaaaagactaaaggaggaaaatgaaacatATCGCAACCAAACTGAAGAATCATCACATACAACTTTAACACATGTAGTTTCTCATTGGAACGCTAAATTGCACCAGTTGTTGCAACAATTTCCAcagtttcaagaaattcgAGCTGTACTCGacttcttgaaaaaatacaGACAACATACATACGTATTAGCATTTCTACTCGGAATAATCCTCATTAACAGAAAATTTGGCAGAATAAAAGGTATAATTAGATACATCTCCAGAATACTGAAATCGTTGCTGCCTCAGCTCCTCCAGTTATTACAAACACTCACCGCAGTATAAGTTCAGAAATAGCACTATACAGCATCCATTACACAACTAGCAAACGTCTCGTCGGCCATCTACCATCTCATTTAGACTCTTTTATAATAAGTAAATAAGTATCATTGCATACGTACATCATCGTTACCCAACCGCTCTTTTTTTCCCCTGATCATGAAAGGcgaaaaattgaaatttcaaatgtaTGTGTATAGTAGCTACAAATCAGCTTAGTCTATAGATAATTTTGACATTTAAATACAGAGCACGTCCATATTTGAGGTTGTCAAACgttcaaattttattctGGAAGGAGAACTACTATAGTTTTAAACAAAGATaggaaaatttgaaatctcCACAAGTTTTAAGTAAGAAGCATCCTCGAAACAACATAAACATATCCTTAAAATAGtaatagaaaaaagatgTCCACAGAAACCACAGAATCAAAAGACATTTATCCACTTGCTTTACTAATGGACGAATTGAAGCATGATGACATTTCTAATAGAATTGATGCCATGAAGAAACTGGATACGATAGCTATTGCTCTTGGTTCAGAAAGAACTAGAAATGAGCTAATGCCATTTCTAATTGAAGTTGCTCAggatgatgaggatgaagTGTTCGCAGTTTTAGCTGATGAATTAAGCAAATTTATTCCATTAGTAGGGGGTCCCAAATATGCCACATTAATATTACCGGTATTGGAAATATTGGCTTCAACCGAGGAAACACTTGTTCGAGATAAAGCCAttgattctttgaataatattGCGCATGAATTGTCGCAAGATCaacttttcaatgattttgTTCCCATGATCGATCGCCTTTCTACTGCAGATTGGTTTTCCTCGAAAGTTTCAGCATGCGGTCTTTTCAAGTCTGTTATCGTTAGAATTAGAGATGATACTTTAAGACAAAACTTACTTGCCTTATATTTACAATTAGTTTCTGATGACACACCAATGGTTAAAAGAGCTGCCGCCAAGAATCTTCCTCCtataattgatttgttAACCCAAAATCCtgatttatcaaataacCATGATTGGGATTacatttcaaatatgtttcaaaaaattatcaatgaTAATCAGGATTCCGTGAAATTCTTAGCTGTTGATTGTCTTATTTctatattaaaatttttcaatacaaaAAATGGATCGGCCCATACAAAGGATTTATTGGATTCCTCAGTGAAATTGATAACAGATGAAGCTTGGAGGGTTCGTTATATGGCCGCTGATAAGCTTACCGAATTAGCCAGCCAATTTGTTAGCGAACCAAGCTGCCTAAATTCATTGGTAGAACCTTTTTTGAGCTTGTGTGAAGATAATGAGAGTGATGTAAGGAAGGCAGTTGCACAACAGCTTCCTGGATTTGctaaaatattgaagacaTCATTATCTGAAACTGATTTTGTACTAGGAAAAATTATACCTGCTGTGCAAAATTTGAGTATGGACGAAAGTGAAGTTGTTAGAGCATCATTAGCATTAAAAGTAACCGAATTAGTTGAAGTCATGACTAAAGAAGAGGCTATAGACCATTTATTACCTATTTTATTAAACATGCTAAAGGACGAATTCCCGGACGTTCgtttgaatattattgCCAACCTAAAAATTGTCAATGATTCAATTGGtattgatttattatcgGAATCTTTGCTCCCAGCAATTACAGAACTAGCAAATGACGTTAACTGGAGGGTAAGAATGGcaattattgaatatatgCCTATTTTAGCCGAACACCTTGGTGTTGACTTCTTCAATCAACAGTTGTCAGATTTATGTCTTTCATGGTTATGGGATACCGTCTTCTCTATTAGAGAAGCAGCCgtcaataatttgaaaaaattaacgAAGATATTTGGCTCGGAATGGTGTCGCgatgaaattatttcaagattgTTGAAATTCGATTCACAATTGCTTGAAAACTTCATATATAGATTCACTTTACTTACTGCCTTGACTACTTTGATACCAGTTGTCTCTATCGATGCTGTAAATGAACAGATCCTACCGTTTGTAAAGCACTTAGCTGATGATGCAGTACCAAATATCAGATTCAACGTTGCCAAGTCGTATGCTATTATCGTAGAAGCTTTATTAAGCGGTGAAGACAAGGATACGAACAAAGCATTAGTTAAAGACTCAATCTTGCCTTCATTAGAAAAGTTATGCAGtgataatgattttgacGTCAAATATTTTGCCGGTGAAAGtataaaaaaatgcaatGAACTAGCAAGTGCCTAAACGTGatgaaaaatggaaagaaaagttAGTAAACgattaaatatatatatatatatatatattattaattcaaatttaattatGTAAAGTAACATAAGTTAAAGAGATTACACGGTGAatagaacaaaaaaaatttgaccTTCACAAAATTACTATTACCTGTTTTGTATCAAAGAAACAGGCTAGTTCCCCCAATCCAAAATTGTTCCAACATCTAGTCCTAACTACCAAAATAAGTTCCACTCATCTTTGGACACTATTCCTCCCATGGTCCTAATGCAAATATCGTTCATACGACTTATCTCCAGTTATATAATCTATTCTTGACCAATTTCAACGGGGAAAAAAGCTCAATGCTAGCACTACCTACACCATATGTAATTGTCTATTAATATAAGGTAGTAGCATTTGTATTCCGCCCCCTTTACTTTTCAAGAGACTTCTTCGTGATGGTTGTGAATCGATGCtcatctcttttttttttttgttcaaatcATGTAAGTAAATCTACGGACTTTCAAGGAATATTCAAACAATTAAATGATACAAACGGTCCATATTTAAAAGTTCACATTGAGGACTATGACAAACGTATAGCAGATGTTTCAACGTAAGCTCATAAATGTCAACAATACGATCTCAAATAGTACAAACCTGTCTTCTTTCACACTATTGACGTATAATATTTTGTCACAGTCTTATATGTGGCCTCAGGTTTACAAGTACGTTCCagcaaaatataaaagttGGGAATATAGACATAAACTACTCGAATATGAGATACTGAAGTTATACAACGCTGACATAATATGTTTACAAGAGTTGACAAGTCGGGACTACGAGTATTACTGGAGGAAAAAGTTATCTAAATTTAACAAAGGGTCTGATTTTATTTGTAAGACACCTCCGAAATATTGGACAAAGGCAGCTGATGATCTAGATGGTGTTGGTATTTTCTATAACTTGGACATGTTTGAGCTGATTGATTCGAATGGGATTCGATTAAGtgattttttaatttcagattttgaacAGCCGGAGCTTGATTACTTAGCCTCTAGAAAACTTGTTCTGACTGATGGAGAAGGCAGGCAAATTAAAGTGAGTAATATTTTGGATGTTTTGGAAGAGAAAAACCAAGTTTGTCTCTTTATGACGTTGAAACATAAGAGAACCGGTGCGACAGTTGTAGTTGTTACTACGCATCTTTATTGG
Encoded proteins:
- the KAFR0D01220 gene encoding serine/threonine-protein kinase (similar to Saccharomyces cerevisiae PSK1 (YAL017W) and PSK2 (YOL045W); ancestral locus Anc_7.86), with translation MISKVNKDTDTVNIRTYSVSNSVSTSRNNSSVNISSNDHAELVSLPNESTHAYTYNPLSPNSLTVRLNILKRSLQVLINNPDMLGIPKKRKNGEHASTASRSDSNVNHKRNFTDTPLISNNHTKTQQNLQLNTHSAAINAFVTNSSNSTIISRSNMLKRPQPVQRTISLMLLPENHDIDQSDLEEEDDDLFKRPRASFYLNDRESSSAELINEQISYLLELLDFLNQTLDDDNSNSPQKATDLHKLSLVNINKLFTNVRDAESNLQMKKSLLNSLAEPFVQLNTNNKNNLDEINPHRIINNFTSSKNSPEKAIFTCSQDYPWHFKSANDLTCLNFNISRKTLKILTLLDLIHPDSRDFIISKLTSIYDKGNKNNDLIFAGEIVPIINGNSLHSWASLWIKKRNDLLVCVFEKVPCDFMDIVLKLNEEDSLMIDKVTDVSNLLSLNGEFESEGEKKELDIACISKSLNCLITDSNPSDITNISRQINNTRYFTLNYSNYNIPCAIASSILNDNNLKLKIHSLPYQAGLFLVDASNFKLISFNKSISKNLFGYHSVELINEPITTIIPNFIDMLKFINENKKQSTSQVGLVLTEHYFRKIQSEMNNDPDEFYTSTGIDVLHKDGATIKIDIQLRTINTNIIALWLTHSRDVLFNDYSIIPSQMQKIDSTDKIDELQDLLDTVTITPSTLPTSQSTIKSIVDYASTTPRTEDTICEERTATQQPNTDEIDPKVKAKVELTKLYTSDKSKFVTSDNFKVDEKLIAGITSNPLSQPEPPTLPNGINPFGIERRTKRMADFVVLQKLGDGAYGHVHLCMNKKTKHLVIIKAIIKERILIDTWVRDREFGTIPSEIYIMSKFNAHPHDNITQIMDFFEDDDYYYIELESHGETGSIDLFDLIELKTNMTEFEAKLIFKQIVSGIKYLHDQGIVHRDIKDENVIVDSNGFVKLIDFGSAAYTKTGPFEVFVGTIDYAAPEILGGNPYKGKPQDIWALGVLLYTLIYKENPFYNVDEILEGQLRFDGTCNVTQDCIDLIRWILTKSVNDRPSIDEIVNSEWLQI
- the PEX15 gene encoding Pex15p (similar to Saccharomyces cerevisiae PEX15 (YOL044W); ancestral locus Anc_7.87) codes for the protein MAHTNHKSHNTKLHDEKELSSSVRDLLNDEMFNKGTHEANAIVSQLKFQECQALFIESSFVESLNKMHECGYLEKDLLSSNYDVFKLFVNNCENIEDFKMLGAELQIIASETFECEMMDLLPLQDSSSSLLLMKFLHCCSKTLHLDGTTKTEKSIELQSFVKNLINKNVRSSLNDNDFVYYMTSLYIFQIEIGLLSNKPTQDLYFALCNSIPNLSSSLLKMDIHGINAQQDILNKLDECQELRKDYHHRHSNHYHEKIQKRRNSTKLRSLPSKSMEEAELKRLKEENETYRNQTEESSHTTLTHVVSHWNAKLHQLLQQFPQFQEIRAVLDFLKKYRQHTYVLAFLLGIILINRKFGRIKGIIRYISRILKSLLPQLLQLLQTLTAV
- the TPD3 gene encoding protein phosphatase 2A structural subunit TPD3 (similar to Saccharomyces cerevisiae TPD3 (YAL016W); ancestral locus Anc_7.88): MSTETTESKDIYPLALLMDELKHDDISNRIDAMKKLDTIAIALGSERTRNELMPFLIEVAQDDEDEVFAVLADELSKFIPLVGGPKYATLILPVLEILASTEETLVRDKAIDSLNNIAHELSQDQLFNDFVPMIDRLSTADWFSSKVSACGLFKSVIVRIRDDTLRQNLLALYLQLVSDDTPMVKRAAAKNLPPIIDLLTQNPDLSNNHDWDYISNMFQKIINDNQDSVKFLAVDCLISILKFFNTKNGSAHTKDLLDSSVKLITDEAWRVRYMAADKLTELASQFVSEPSCLNSLVEPFLSLCEDNESDVRKAVAQQLPGFAKILKTSLSETDFVLGKIIPAVQNLSMDESEVVRASLALKVTELVEVMTKEEAIDHLLPILLNMLKDEFPDVRLNIIANLKIVNDSIGIDLLSESLLPAITELANDVNWRVRMAIIEYMPILAEHLGVDFFNQQLSDLCLSWLWDTVFSIREAAVNNLKKLTKIFGSEWCRDEIISRLLKFDSQLLENFIYRFTLLTALTTLIPVVSIDAVNEQILPFVKHLADDAVPNIRFNVAKSYAIIVEALLSGEDKDTNKALVKDSILPSLEKLCSDNDFDVKYFAGESIKKCNELASA
- the NGL1 gene encoding RNA exonuclease (similar to Saccharomyces cerevisiae NGL1 (YOL042W); ancestral locus Anc_7.90), translated to MFQRKLINVNNTISNSTNLSSFTLLTYNILSQSYMWPQVYKYVPAKYKSWEYRHKLLEYEILKLYNADIICLQELTSRDYEYYWRKKLSKFNKGSDFICKTPPKYWTKAADDLDGVGIFYNLDMFELIDSNGIRLSDFLISDFEQPELDYLASRKLVLTDGEGRQIKVSNILDVLEEKNQVCLFMTLKHKRTGATVVVVTTHLYWKYDEIKLTQCMIIMRQLSKIMKDQLKKDGSSFVKVLFAGDLNSNRNSVVINFLKGQILNNNKLNMLNPMRAYLNRTIYDDIPNSTYLNTCYSGKLKGVFDYIWYHDAEFRMTKILSGKEVSQELLELEQHGLPNADHPSDHIPVLAEFQIL